Genomic segment of Dermacentor albipictus isolate Rhodes 1998 colony chromosome 5, USDA_Dalb.pri_finalv2, whole genome shotgun sequence:
AATCAATTTCCTTAGCACTGCGCAGTACCTGAAATTCAAGCATGCCCGCTAGAGAACATGATAAGTTCACAGCAAAGTGGGCATGTTCATGTGATAACAGAAGTCAAACAGGTAATGTCTGAGGCTTAAGTTAATTCAACAAGGCGACTAATCGTCAGGCAAAGAAAATCCAAGCAGACACAATTCCAGCTCACACTTACATTGCATACACAGGTTTCACTACGTAGGTTCTTGTCGTGATGCCCCATGACCTAAGTCGGCACCAAAGAGCTTCAGTAGAGAGTGGCCCATATGCAATGCCACACATTCGTGTACATACAGAAGTTAGTGTCAAAAGAGTTCATTGAACGCTGCATATACACAGTTCCTCCAGGCGGACATAACCAAAAGACACAGTGACACATACCTATAGTAGCCCCAGGGACATCGACTGCATTTCCACAAATATAAGTAGGTGTTTTCAAAATTTCTGGCCTCAGAATACGCCTCGCATTATATACCCGACAGAGGCACAAACACCAAGACCACTCGTAGAAATCGGTGTCAACAACTGGTCAAATTCCGCTACTTCTAAACACCTCTCCATCCCAACTAAACCACCATGTTGAGAATTTACACCTAGCTCACCCTACTGTGCGCACCCATTCATTTCGCCAAATGGCCATGCAGTGGAGGAAAGGGAAATATATAAATACTGCCAAGGAAAACAGTTGTTACTCTAAAGAAGATAAGTCCCCtccacaaaaataaaaatatccATCTGATGTAACACTTGTTGGACGTTTGCTGATCACCTTCCGCTGAATATTGCATATTGACtcctgtacttgtttatctttatcaggCAACATCGTTTCACGGACCAGcaaatgctatcgcacagcgcaagacgtacctgcatgtatcggaagtttatgGAATATTATCGAttgttccatccgctgtctgtgaccgaaccctGTGTAATCTGATgacatgtatgcgcgacgcgaatagtgtagaacttcgtggaagacACGCGAGTCCTAGCGATTACTCTGAACCATTCAACGACTGATATATAatagccgatgcgcttgacccgctggccAGATTTCGACGACCACCGATCGTGTTCACCACTATAGCTCTCTTTTgaatgtaacttgcttttgttggcacaagttcgcccaataaaacgctagtttcgccaCTCACCGtattgctttcttcaccgtcactaccacgtcacATCTCGtagaggtgcttgtgcgttcatgcaccggacgcccccgcaaagccacGATGCAAGCCTGAAGCCAGTGGACCACACCATCGCCGCCAAGGATCAGCGAGCTAGCCACAGGCTACGACTGCCCAGGGCACGGACGTTTGTCTGAGATGACCAGGATGATCGTTACCAAGCCAACGACCACAATGGCATCATCTGCGTACCCCAACGTGCTTCAACAACCTAGAGAGCcacctaccttccgtggagcttcgTCGGAGAATCCAGAAACCTGGCTGGAGGCTTTCGAAAGGATCTCGGTCTTCAACAACTGGAGCACTGAGTAGAAGCTGTGCAACGTGTACttcttggaagatgccgcgaggacctGGTTcaagaaccgggagtcgacccttACAACGTGGGGTCTTTTTCCGGAGTAACTTGATACGGACCTTCACGAGAATCATCTGGAAAGAGAGGGACGAGGTTCTGTAGGAAGCCCTAGTGCAGCTACCAAATGACAACGGTACcatctttacagaagaaatgagccgcctattccgccacgctgacccggaaatgtccgaggacaAGAAAGTCCGCCATATGAAGCGTGGTGTAAATTAGAAACTTTTCGCCGCAATGGTACGAAGGCCCACCGAATACCACCGACGAggttcttcgcgaggccaccagcatatAGAAGACACTGGCAGTGCGGAACCGCCTATTCAGCCGCgacacgaactcgacaaacaacGCCGGAGCTCAGTCACTAGCCACCGACGATCTGCACAAGACTATCCgagtggtcgtgcgggaggaggtacagctgttcccttcatcacagcctcaagtggcttcgattgccgacgtcaTAGGTCCGGAGCTCCAACCACAACTCGAGTAGCctctgaatcgccgcagcctcaatAGTAAGCGATGACATACAGCGCAGAAGCCCTCCGTCACGCTCCCCCTCCGtgcccacggcagggcccagtgatcacacagttccgtcgtccaccaccagcCCCGCCTTCAGCACGCGAACCCGTCCCCCCACGCAGCGTCCCAAGGAAGACTGATgtttggcgcacccccgaccaccacccgctTTCCTATCACTACGGAGAAGCCGGgaacatctaccgccgatgcccttaCCGCGAGATGGGACTGCGAAGGTTCGCCATCAACGGACCACGCCCGCAGGAAGGCGAACGCCCACGTTACACCGGTGACTATCCCGCTGCCAGACAGTAGAGCCCtcaacgaccgtcccgttcgccgtcactgCACCGCCGTCCATACACTGACCTAGCCCGGGGCCCGTCCGTCAGCCGACATCCAGGCAACTAAAGGCAGCAAACGATAggggtgcggttgctgttcgtcgaactgacgaaaacCCTCCAtggccgacgaagacgccgaaaagacaCTCTCGACAATATATCAACTAGACGCCGCCCTCCCGACAACGCCATATAACCAAGACTACACTGACGAAAGATGGTTTGACGACGAGACGTCCCAGCTTCAGTTCTACAAGATGCAGCCGCGATCCGACTCTaaacctaactgcaacgccagacaaagaaccccgacctcgacgtacttctcgacggccgcGCAGTCACGGACACAGGGACACAGGACACAGGGGCTGACTACTCCGTCataagtggacccatcgccgcccactTGAAAGATGACcagactgcatgggaaggtccTCAAATTCCCATCACTGGACGACACCTAATActgccgactggaatctgcagaGTAAGAATTAGAGTTCAAGACCGGACCTACTcggccaccttcgttatcctccagcagtgttAACGAgtcgtcattctcggcatggacttcaggaaccaacacggcgcaatcatcgacctgaagactaagtcgataacgctatcgcatgatcaagcgataccgccggagagctgtggtagtcaccatgccttgagtgtgctcgaagaacAAGTCAGCAACCCGCCCCGCTTCAGAATTCTTATTTCCGTCGGCACGAAAAACACCTTAAGaggtagaaggcgtcatcgagggtgaccaatgcgtactactcgaccgtgaaatttgtgtcgcaagagggatcggtcgattgcaggaaaaaaaaagcgaaagtgttGCTCACAAACTTCACccaggagttcaaacacatcaacaaggacacgacaatcgcatacgtcgaagaaattctggaaaccaacaatgcgtttgtcctctcagaATCTGCCGCATCTATACCGAagaccgtagttcccgaaccaggCTTCGATATAAATCCAAGTCTCTGCATGATTAAGCAGCGACAGCTAAGAAGTCTGCTTCGATGGTAAAAATACTGCTTTTCGACAcctcgaggattcgacaaacaccagtcgcaaagtaTCGCGTAATACCGGAacgtgcgctcgaccactccgccagagcacTTACAGAGTTTCGACGTGAGAGCGTGAAGCCATAAGACAAGAAGTCAATGATATGCTGTCCGACGACAGCATCCAGCCACCTAAAAGCCAGTGGGAATCACTTgttgtcttagtgaagaaaaatgaCGGCCGCCTACGTTTTtccgtcgattatcgtcgactgaacacgatcactaagaaggacgtataccccctcccacggatagacgacgcattggatcatctctgcaacgctaaatacttctcgtcgatggatctcaagtctggctactggcaaattgaagtcaacgagagagatcgcgaaaagaccgccttcatcatgccagacagcctctatgagttcaaggtcatgtcatTAGGAccgtgctcggcgcctgcaacgttccagcgcgtcatggacacggtgttagctgGGTTGAAATGTCAGAGTTGTCTTGCttgcttggatgacgtcatcttcgccgggaatttcgacgatcaccttaggcgtaATGAATccttttgcataatgaatccttaccaactagctctgCTTTCTGCCATACTAGCCTTAGGCGGCTTGCGgtagtactagaggccatcaagtcatcagggctcactctgaaccgagaaaagtgccgcttcgctgacgatgaacttctgttcctaggccacgtcatcagcaagtatGGAATCCGCCCCGACACGCAGAAGACTGCTGCCATCGCAgtgttcccacagcccatcgacgagACTGCAGTCCGTCGATGCCTTGGCATGTCTGCCTACTACAAGTGATTTGTCAAggatttttcacgcatcgctgagccgctgagacatctaactaaatgtgatgtcgagtttaagtggcaaacgccgcaggcagacgcatttcaagaactccatcgacgcatgcagtcgccctCGGCACTTGCGCACTTCctgcacttcgacgagaacgccgataccgaaatctacAGTGACGCCAATAGCCTAGGCCTCGGTTACGTCCTAGTCCAGAAAAAAACACGGAATTGAACGCGTCCTAATTTACGCTGGTGGTTCGTTGCCAAattggaaggcaattattctaaaaccgaaaaggaatgcctcgccctcgtttgggctacagcaaaatttcacgccttgtgctggctaaaaaatttaaatgacccttcaggacggctggcgcggtggagctcaagactgcaagaatatgatatcactgtgaCCTACAAGTCCGAACGAGAACGCTCTGATGCTGATTGCCTATTCCACGCCACCATTGACCCGCCaacgcaagatgacgaggatgacgacgcctttcttGCAATAATAAGAGCGGAAGACtttgctgaacagcaacgagccgacccggagctcaGAGGCCTTGTCGAGTATTTCGAAGGGCACACCGATTatcgtggattgtcttcgttcacgccaCGAAAcgacctactcgtgaagaactcaccagtgcgcgccaactaccttcttgttgttccgtcagcgcagcgtccagaaatactgcacgctcTGCATAACGATACAATTGCTGGGCACCTATGATTTTTGCGGATGCTgccgaggatacaggaaaggtattactggccgcgtctgacgaCCGACGCCGTCCATTAGGTTAAGACAAGCCAAGACTGTCAGGGACGCACGACAACACCGGCAAGGCCAGCAGGTTCACTAAAGCCTACCGAGTCTCCGTACCGACTGTTTCAGCAGATCAGCATGGATCCGTTGGGCCCGTTTTCGACGTtcacatccggaaataagtggattgtcatGTCGACGGAATATCTcatccgcttcgctgaaactaaagtaATACTGAAAGGCCGCGCAGCTGAAGTGCCGAATTTtatcgtcgagaacatcctgctgcgacatggtacCCCAGAAGTCATCACCGACacaggaacggcctttacagcagagctcacccaagctatcatcgcaatacagccagacaagccagaggaggacaactgcctaccacccgcagacgaatgttTCACGAAGCACCTGACCAAGACCCTCGCCTTCATGATAGCAATgtgcgtcgacgtcgagcacaagacatgGTACGCGCACATGCGGTACGTAACCTTTGCGCACAAGACGGCGGTGAAAGAAACAACCCAGATCACGCTGTTGAAGCTGGTCTACGGAAGGAACCCGATGACGATGcgcgacgccatgctgccacacgtcactGATGAAGAgtatcttgacgtcgctacctatctccagcgcggcAAAGCAGCCCGATAGCTCACCCGCCTACAGACCAAGAACCAGCACCGTaccgacagccaacactacaacTTCCGACGACGTTACTTcaataccagcccggcgactaTGTTTGCGTTTCGACCCCGATACTGCCAACGacgactcagtgagaaactattccAACGCTATTTCGTACCCTACAAGTTCATCCGGCAtcttggcgcactggactatgatgTTGTGCCAGATGGTATTTCACTTTCACAGCGGcgcgcgcacgatctgaagtggtccacgtggtgcttCTTAGACCATTTTACACGCGATGACGAACgtcctttttagagcgcagctctttggcgtccgttcctgggtttcgcgtcgtcgtcggcgttgtcgtcggcctcgtaaccagctccgcccccctttcatccccccagtgCTAGCaccgaccgactgataccgctggatgccgctgacgccgctagagagtcaagataacgtgactgcatagaacaccgtcgccgccatgcagaaagaggaggaaagggtccctcccccccccccctgttcttgtgtggcggatagggtgctcttcagttgccgacgcgccggttatttcacgtaggccccggcacgtcgacgaatacgtgaccaccttcccacggctagacctggttctttgcgctgcggaagcgagggtgtCATATTGTTTGTggcggcatcggcggcgttgtccctgaaaccaactccgcagctggagttgactcactatcggcgtcagcggcatcagtcagtcgctgctatctcttccctcctccctttatcgtgttgtccgcttgctgcgcgcgcttctgcccccatcgtttgccgctgggtgtacacgccgcccccctcccccctcttcctgcgagtctccggttgtcaaagcgccggctcgaacttaattccttccttcgctcctcctccaatgcaacccctgtgcggtggcaatcagagagccagatcggtggcggcggatctctATATGTGCActgcccgagccgaaattgccgctgccgttcgccctgtgcggtggcaatcagagagccagatcggtggcggcggatctgtatatgtgcaccgcccgagccgaaattgccgctgccgttcgccactgcgaaattatctgccagttctttctgagccatgagcgagacgaccgatggaagtcctccttctgctgctgctgctgctgctgctaaacgagctgccagagcagagggccagcgccgtcgccgtcagaatccagaggtgcgtgccgccgaagcagaagcttaccgtcgccgccgtcgagatgatccaggagtacgcgtcgccgaagcagaggctaagcgccgccgccgagaagaccctgccgttcgcgccgccgaagcggaggctcatcgccgccgtcgagagcaaccagcagtaagcgaggctgaagcagaagctcatcgccgccgccgagaagaccctgcagttcgcgccgccgaagcggaggctcatcgccgccgtcgagagcaaccagcagtaagcgaagctgaagcagaagctcatcgccgtcgcagagaagactctaccgttcgcgcggccgaggccgaggccaaacgcaaacaaaggctcgcaaacagtcagggtgcaacaaatgctttccggcgacagtttacagacaatccgtttggaagtttgtgttcagtgtgtgatatatatcagtctatttctccgaccacaaagcttccttcatgactgtcaagaactgttagtggagtctttgttaaaggaatacgtgtgaaaaataaaaaaaaaattctgtgatagcgcacacatgtgttgctcgatttctttgccttaatctatcgaaaaggtgaaacagcttatttgctgcgctcaaatttcgcattaggaagtaacgtaatcgtcggtaattttttgttatttgtttgctacgggtgtttttgtttattactttcatttgtttgcagcatcgggtcgatgctctttaagaggggggtattcacacgtgtacttgtttatctttgtcAGGCAAgcatgtttcaccgcctaacgagtgttatcgctcagcgcaggacgtgcctgcatgaatcgcaagtttctggaatgttattgacgGTGCCATCCACtctctgtgaccgaaccttgaaTATTctggggctctataacgtaaaagaAGGACGCTATAACATCACACTATTTCAACCCTTTCTATTGCAATTACGACATCAGCCCTCCGCGATAGGTCAAAACCATTTTTGGACCAGCCCTACTTCacctgtccgtcacgcgacgtcatggaAATCGCGATAGTTCCTCAACTGATAtgaagtgtacacactgattacgcatgatttcaccgaacaaaaaaatagttatttttgattcgaccccttttcgccattagacctcggcaATGGGtcaagttttcgggctgcacccacttcacctgcctgtcgcgcgacgtcagaaaaccgcaaaATATCACCGCGTCAAAATGACACGTACGCGTTAGAGATGCATTcctatgccgaacaaaactgaatttttttctgaatacccGTAGGTTGCCCcactccgaaaggaataaaagatggctgccaccgttCGCTTCGGccctggctactcgcccctgccagggagcatgggtttatttgcgtgtaataaatctttttgcgtggccgtgtaacgtttttgggAACTTTCAGCACgattacgacctcgttctgccaactcttctttgctgagcattcgtttcagcgtcattcttaagcttccgttgcatgccgctgcgattttcgaccagccaaggcaagctaagtaaggaaaagcggaccagTCACAGACACCGGCACCAGCCTCTTCATCTGGCTATCGATcttcagtgcagtggcttggccccatggaatccctctccactcgagggtgctcctcgcctcttctaaGCCAATTAGATAGACAAGTCGCTCAGCATAGGCAATATttgtttttgaagcaaacaaaagggacctcctatgaacgaggagagctttgattgggctgttgaggcaacgCTGGAGGTCACCGCCCTATGGTTGCGTGGTggttacgcaaacttgacgtcaacagattggaataaaaacttaCTGGAATAGTTTTCATTATAGGGCCCCCGATTCcatgtatgcgcgatgcgagtaatatagaactttgcggaagacacgcgggtcccagcgatttctttggaacatttgacgactgatgtataaaagcccacgctctcgacccgctgatcaaatttcgACAACCGCTGATCGTCTTCGCCGCTGTTGCTCTCTGTCGAATATAACTTGCTCTTGTgcgcacaagttcacccaataaaacgcttgtttcgccattcaccgttttgctttcttcaccgtcactgccaGGGGACAATATCACGCAAAACAGCAACTGAACTATAACTTTAGTTTTATATTTAAACAATAATTTCTACAGGATATGAAAGAGAATATAATACAGAAACTCTTAACAGTATCCATAAGTGTGAAATTTTTGCATAGGTAAAGAGGCCAACGCTTAGCCACCAGGGCACACATATTCGTCATTACATTTTCTCTGCAGAAACCCCTAACACCCCGACAGCAGTTGGTGTTGCATGGCGCCAGACATACATTTCAAAAAGTAGGCATTTTGCATTTTCTTCTTCTGCATGGAACATAAAGAGCAAGGCAGACAGGCAGGCTgatgatgctgtgcaagcagtggTGGCCTTGAAAAGAGAAGGAATCCACACAAAAATCCATGGTACTGTTGAGACGGCAGTGCATGACAGGGAGCATTCTGAATAACCAAATGTAAATTGATTGTGTAATATTGTATTGCAAACTGACATCCCATAAGTATTTAAATATAGCATTAAAAATTATTTGACAGCGCTGGGCCATTCAGTGCTACCACACTAAGTGTATCTTGGCCCCTAAGATTTTAGGCAAAATGATAGCCCATTGTAAAGTTGCAGCCTGCACGCACAGAATACTTCCGTGAAAATTTAATGTCGTGTTAGCATCGTTATTTAGTAGGCTAAGGTTGAAATATCACGGCACTGAGAAGGCTACAAACAAGTTTTTCGATGAATGACAACAATGCATTCCGTAATATTTGATAAATTGACGTAGATAATTAGAGGTTTTTTTGATCTGCAAACAGCGTCTTCTATTCCTGACCTAATTAAACATAATAGGCCTGAGAGCAATTTCTGAAAAGTAGTTCCATCGAAATAGGGCTGTGTATAGGTTACAATAACCAATCTAAGAACCCTTGTTTTGTAGCGAAGAAACAGCTTATCAATTAAAGAATCTTTGGCTGAGCAAATAGAAGGTTCTTAAATTTTGAGTCAAATTTTTATAGCTGCAGAAACTCTTTAATTAGGTATTAGGATGCCAACAGCACTGACAATGAAAGGAAATCATGACAAcgcattgcaaaaataaataaatcgagtGCATTCTTGATAATTTACTGAGGTGTTTTATAAGTCAACAGAATATACAACAGCCACAGCAGTGATGTGCATATCTTCAGAGTTCACACAGTTCACTGACGTAATAATGATCAATACAGGCCAACATCATAAAGCAACACATCGGTACTGGGGTTTTTCGTTCACCTTGGCCTAAAAAACCAATTACTTGAGGATTCAttcttcttatattttttttaattaaccaTACGGCAGGCCAATTCTTTGGCCCTAACTGGAGGGGCATTTTTGAAATGACCAACAATAAATAACAGCAATAAATTCGCAAATAGCAAAAGAGGCAAAAGCAACAGCGCTAACACAATGAAGAAGCAAACATcaacaaaaaaagaaccaaaacagaaagaacagaactAAACCAGCAGCAAATACCTACATTTATACAATTGCAAGCATCTATTGCTCACAAAAGAAACGTGCCAGTTCTGCCGAAAAGTCTTTGGCCTTGATAATACTTGGCGGCAACTCATtctactttttaactgttctagggaaaaaaaCTGTACTTGTAAAAATTAGTTTTCGCAAAAAGAAGTCTTAGTGAATATTCTTCTGTGTGCCTTGTTTTCCTTGTAGCAGCAGGTTGAACATACCTTGATTCTAATACTGCGATTTTTTCGGACACAAAATTGTGAAGTAACAAATGTCAGTTTATTTTTCTACGTATCTCCAATGTTGTAATGTTTATTACGTTTCATCAGAGACGATGGTGAATCCGGCCTTCTATATTTTCCGTATATAAAAAGTACGTCCTTTCTTTGAACACCCTCATGTTtaattatattgttacggtgaagtgaaggaagacgttgagttggactagagaaagacgaagtctggcggttgcctgaacgccatatccatcatttgtaaatataagttattttacactcgtgggcctgctttcttcccgcaacattttggtggaaggtgcggggtaccaccacggaacttcgcagcggacgtcatctacctgctgccacaatggcaaatcaaccgacacaagcgacaacgcctcggcagcccgtgcccacggtcatcctcactcacccacgggacccgggaacattttgtggcacggacaacgtcgacgtcgaggactggcttacgatgtacgagcgagtgtgcgacaacaacaggtgggatcct
This window contains:
- the LOC135896865 gene encoding uncharacterized protein, which encodes MDPLGPFSTFTSGNKWIVMSTEYLIRFAETKVILKGRAAEVPNFIVENILLRHGTPEVITDTGTAFTAELTQAIIAIQPDKPEEDNCLPPADECFTKHLTKTLAFMIAMCVDVEHKTWYAHMRYVTFAHKTAVKETTQITLLKLVYGRNPMTMRDAMLPHVTDEEYLDVATYLQRGKAAR